One Planctomycetaceae bacterium genomic region harbors:
- a CDS encoding metallophosphoesterase: MAEDFIKLLEAGILANEQDKFRKANIVALPAAGDLVITGDIHGHRRNFERIVSYSNLEKNPDRHLILQEIIHGGQEDTHGGCLSFEVLADAVKLKLNFPNQVHFILANHDTAFINNSDVMKGGKEMNASMRAALKRKYGSRMKAVESAIERFLFSQPLAVKTANRIWISHSLPADRNVDKFDFSIFDRHLKVSDIVRPNSVYTLTWGRNQSEESLNFFAGKLDVDLFVLGHQVQETGWSSNNKNLIIIDSQHNHGHLIRVELDAEYTIDKLIKSLVPIASIG; the protein is encoded by the coding sequence ATGGCGGAAGATTTTATCAAGCTGCTTGAGGCCGGTATCCTTGCTAACGAGCAGGATAAATTCCGCAAGGCTAATATAGTGGCTTTGCCGGCAGCGGGCGATTTGGTAATTACCGGAGACATTCACGGCCATAGAAGAAATTTTGAACGCATCGTTTCATATTCAAATCTCGAAAAAAATCCTGACAGGCATCTGATTTTGCAGGAAATTATTCACGGTGGTCAGGAAGATACGCATGGCGGCTGTCTTTCGTTCGAGGTACTTGCCGATGCCGTCAAACTCAAACTTAATTTTCCAAACCAGGTGCATTTCATCCTCGCCAATCACGATACCGCATTCATAAACAACAGCGATGTGATGAAAGGCGGCAAGGAAATGAACGCGTCAATGAGGGCTGCGCTGAAGCGAAAATACGGCAGCAGGATGAAGGCGGTTGAAAGCGCAATCGAAAGATTTTTGTTTTCGCAGCCTTTGGCGGTTAAAACTGCCAATCGAATATGGATTTCACATTCGCTGCCGGCAGACAGAAACGTTGATAAATTCGATTTTTCAATTTTCGACAGGCACCTGAAAGTGAGTGATATTGTTCGTCCTAATTCGGTTTATACGCTGACGTGGGGCAGAAATCAAAGCGAAGAAAGCCTTAATTTTTTCGCCGGTAAACTCGATGTCGATTTGTTCGTACTCGGTCATCAGGTGCAGGAAACCGGCTGGTCAAGCAATAATAAGAATCTTATAATTATCGATTCGCAGCACAATCACGGCCACTTGATACGGGTTGAACTTGACGCTGAATATACGATAGACAAGCTGATTAAATCGCTTGTTCCGATTGCGAGTATTGGCTAA
- a CDS encoding glycosyltransferase family 2 protein, with product MIFLYALVVITMIAQGLTVLLVVRNYRFVLRKADRNRIGFCRKAALIIPCKGIDTEFEKNITSFYNLDYSDYEIIFVTESESDQAYNQLLAIREKLQNKTKAYKISVISAGVSARAGQKLHNQLFGCAAAAKDTEIFAFADSDACVRSNWLNELTYPLRKEWHGISSGYRWYVPMKNNFATIAISILNAKVAQLLGATIFNQAWGGSMAIRVETFKKLGMEKIWQNAVSDDLTISRATKKAGMKVFFVPACFVASYEQCNWPSFFEFARRQFLLTRVTSFGTWFFGLIICSYSVFALWGFAAIAVYLKSTGFSHWYIFLLAAMLALSGQIFTASLRQKMISEIFPAEWQRLKVAAIADILAAPVWALLMLVCIISSSVGRTIEWRGIKYKLISPTEVERI from the coding sequence ATGATTTTTTTGTACGCATTGGTTGTTATTACCATGATTGCGCAGGGGCTGACGGTTCTGCTGGTCGTGCGGAATTATCGATTTGTTTTGCGCAAAGCCGACCGCAATCGCATCGGATTCTGCCGTAAAGCCGCGCTAATTATTCCCTGCAAAGGTATTGATACCGAATTCGAAAAAAATATCACTTCATTTTACAATCTCGACTACAGCGATTATGAAATAATTTTCGTGACTGAAAGCGAATCCGACCAGGCATATAATCAACTGCTTGCAATCAGGGAGAAATTACAAAACAAAACAAAGGCTTACAAGATAAGCGTTATTTCAGCGGGCGTTTCAGCTCGTGCCGGCCAGAAACTTCATAACCAGCTTTTTGGATGTGCTGCCGCGGCAAAAGACACCGAAATATTTGCGTTTGCGGATTCGGATGCCTGTGTTCGGTCGAACTGGCTGAATGAACTTACATATCCGCTGCGGAAGGAATGGCACGGCATTTCGAGCGGATATCGATGGTATGTCCCGATGAAGAATAATTTCGCGACGATTGCGATTTCGATACTGAATGCTAAAGTCGCGCAGCTTCTTGGCGCGACGATTTTCAACCAGGCATGGGGCGGGTCGATGGCGATTCGTGTCGAGACGTTTAAAAAACTCGGAATGGAAAAAATCTGGCAAAATGCCGTCAGCGATGATTTGACAATAAGCAGGGCGACAAAAAAAGCAGGCATGAAAGTTTTTTTTGTGCCGGCCTGTTTTGTCGCTTCTTATGAACAATGCAATTGGCCGAGCTTTTTTGAGTTTGCACGCAGGCAATTTCTTCTTACGCGAGTTACTTCTTTCGGAACGTGGTTTTTTGGATTAATCATCTGTTCATATTCGGTGTTTGCTTTATGGGGATTTGCGGCAATCGCGGTTTATCTCAAAAGCACAGGTTTTTCGCACTGGTATATATTTTTATTGGCGGCGATGTTGGCGCTGTCGGGACAGATTTTTACTGCTTCGCTGCGTCAGAAAATGATTAGTGAAATTTTTCCTGCTGAATGGCAGCGTTTGAAAGTAGCGGCGATAGCCGATATTTTGGCCGCTCCGGTGTGGGCGTTGCTTATGCTGGTTTGCATTATTTCTTCGTCTGTCGGCAGAACGATAGAATGGCGAGGAATTAAATATAAATTGATAAGTCCGACGGAAGTGGAACGGATTTAG
- a CDS encoding diguanylate cyclase — MQSRITIDNLKPQAEVLLIGKTDNNIVNTNANEDIRIQNCLQVSEAVDVCEKQQFDVIAMTTDVLDDKLNGLLKKLRQSNPAAKIYLLTHMWQEPIAAHIVSHSSNGTKLLDDYYICPVVFFLKNPPKASPEAQQVSASLSSSPVMQEQLDRIAILERLVMEDELTGVKNRRYIREFLRQIINHAKKLSLQVTLLIFDIDNFKQYNDLYGHPVGDNILKQAAVLMQKCCRRQDVVARIGGDEFAVVFWNLPGENAIALDSSELEERRRIESEHPTQVINICERFRRELNTTDLPALGVDGKGTLTISGGLATFPRDGSTVPQLLEQADKALFEAKRNGKNRVYLIGNENK; from the coding sequence ATGCAAAGCAGGATAACAATAGACAATTTAAAACCGCAAGCCGAAGTGTTGCTTATTGGCAAGACCGATAATAACATTGTTAATACCAATGCAAATGAGGATATTCGGATTCAGAACTGCCTGCAGGTTTCGGAAGCTGTTGATGTGTGCGAAAAACAGCAATTTGATGTCATAGCAATGACAACAGATGTTCTGGATGACAAGCTGAACGGGCTGTTAAAAAAACTTCGTCAGTCTAACCCTGCCGCAAAGATATATTTACTGACGCATATGTGGCAGGAGCCAATTGCCGCCCATATTGTCTCTCACTCTTCAAACGGTACGAAACTTTTAGACGATTATTATATCTGTCCGGTTGTTTTCTTTTTGAAAAATCCGCCGAAAGCATCGCCCGAAGCGCAACAAGTCTCTGCTTCGCTGTCAAGCAGCCCCGTTATGCAGGAACAGCTCGATCGCATCGCGATTCTCGAAAGACTTGTGATGGAAGACGAACTGACCGGTGTTAAAAATAGAAGATACATTCGTGAATTCCTGCGTCAGATAATCAACCACGCAAAAAAATTATCTCTGCAGGTAACGCTGCTGATTTTCGATATTGACAATTTCAAACAATACAACGACCTTTACGGCCATCCGGTCGGCGATAATATTTTGAAACAGGCTGCTGTTCTTATGCAGAAATGCTGTCGCAGACAGGACGTTGTCGCCAGAATCGGCGGCGATGAATTTGCGGTAGTCTTCTGGAACCTGCCCGGTGAAAACGCAATCGCACTCGACAGCAGCGAACTGGAAGAACGAAGAAGAATTGAAAGCGAACATCCGACGCAGGTAATAAATATCTGTGAACGATTTAGAAGAGAACTCAACACAACAGATTTACCGGCATTAGGCGTTGACGGCAAAGGCACACTGACAATCAGCGGCGGGCTGGCTACATTTCCTCGCGACGGCTCAACAGTACCGCAGCTTTTGGAGCAGGCCGACAAAGCGCTCTTCGAAGCAAAACGCAACGGCAAAAACAGAGTTTACCTCATCGGCAACGAAAACAAATAA
- a CDS encoding ABC transporter permease: MAENEKTIPKSFMTAGPTLHYSHANVNGCYFLAVCIYYFTAVFWSKLLTGDLISHVFPGPFYLEKLILSPLSIYEYPAQIFVMGLLLGILIAVPILASQLMSFKYSILFIIVLTFIAGLPGLALAVLLGAFCAAVRPLRFRSRIISFVLCVSPSIIYFGFCGGAKNADSLRWALSYAPWGDGLLNAIAIAGLVLLIGHFTRYRPSLIWTISVAVLITTIFVFQDGINLSELDYQLYIAENNPDTIKEFQDTSLTESLDNVLKGPRRNSYFQPPFYPVDTIALRGVLKKEIQNRLLLERWPEWFYEYSAPAYQSRKRQLLKEYEKFINPEKQWWKPEIVHTTLLKSRARIRRMPIALYYKAMLSELTPELNILVEKETLHFYNDYPHRENLPIWHRLFSEFPDSPESIEARWRRAIHLAGMGEFSHTQEMINESLVMIAKEMENVKQVSADVTGEIFRKPAKTVITEYDLKKLKRRFLYLQTLISNENLGNNDKNKKLVAQFVLLNPHDVLYKSQLDYLLEQAGENSPLKDNIVLAQIMLISDAIQRADQLGKVAKDYPGTDGGTQAKFEQASLKLTIWKEHQLSEKEKEKYLAEAQTGLQKFLKDYPSSYLAEQAQEKLAVLPAAK, from the coding sequence ATGGCAGAGAACGAAAAAACTATTCCAAAATCATTTATGACCGCAGGTCCTACCCTGCACTACAGCCACGCGAACGTCAACGGCTGTTATTTTCTCGCTGTCTGCATTTATTATTTCACGGCGGTTTTCTGGTCGAAGCTGCTGACAGGCGACCTGATTTCCCATGTATTCCCCGGCCCGTTCTATCTCGAAAAATTAATCCTCTCACCGTTAAGCATTTATGAATATCCCGCCCAGATTTTCGTTATGGGTCTTCTGCTCGGAATTTTAATTGCAGTGCCGATTCTCGCTTCACAGTTAATGAGTTTTAAATACAGCATACTTTTCATTATTGTACTGACATTCATCGCCGGTCTGCCCGGGCTTGCACTTGCGGTTCTGCTCGGCGCATTCTGCGCAGCAGTCAGGCCGCTGCGTTTCAGGTCGAGAATTATTTCGTTCGTCTTGTGCGTATCGCCTTCGATAATATATTTCGGTTTTTGCGGCGGCGCAAAAAACGCTGACAGCCTGCGATGGGCACTGTCTTACGCGCCGTGGGGCGACGGCCTGCTGAATGCGATTGCTATCGCCGGCCTTGTTCTGCTCATCGGGCATTTCACACGTTACAGGCCAAGTCTTATATGGACAATTTCAGTTGCTGTTTTAATCACAACTATTTTCGTTTTCCAGGACGGTATCAATCTTTCCGAACTTGATTATCAGCTCTACATAGCGGAGAACAATCCTGACACAATCAAAGAATTTCAGGACACAAGTCTTACCGAATCATTGGACAACGTACTAAAAGGGCCTCGCAGAAACAGTTATTTCCAGCCGCCGTTTTATCCTGTTGATACTATCGCGTTAAGAGGCGTTCTCAAAAAGGAAATTCAAAATCGCCTGCTTCTTGAACGCTGGCCGGAATGGTTCTATGAATATTCCGCACCGGCCTATCAATCGCGTAAAAGGCAGTTATTAAAGGAATACGAAAAATTCATCAATCCTGAAAAACAGTGGTGGAAACCGGAAATAGTTCATACGACTTTATTAAAAAGCCGCGCGAGAATACGGCGAATGCCCATCGCGCTTTATTACAAAGCGATGCTTAGCGAGCTTACGCCGGAGTTAAATATCCTCGTCGAAAAAGAAACGCTGCATTTTTACAACGATTACCCGCACAGAGAAAATCTTCCAATATGGCACAGGCTGTTTTCAGAATTTCCAGATAGTCCCGAATCCATCGAAGCCCGCTGGCGAAGAGCGATTCATCTTGCCGGAATGGGTGAATTTTCTCACACACAGGAAATGATTAATGAAAGCCTGGTAATGATTGCCAAAGAAATGGAAAATGTAAAACAGGTATCCGCGGACGTGACCGGCGAAATTTTCCGCAAGCCTGCCAAAACGGTTATCACGGAATACGACCTTAAAAAACTGAAGAGAAGATTTTTATATTTGCAAACTCTCATCAGCAACGAAAATCTCGGAAACAATGATAAAAATAAAAAACTTGTCGCGCAATTCGTTCTGCTCAATCCGCACGACGTGCTTTACAAAAGCCAGCTCGATTATCTGCTCGAACAGGCCGGCGAAAATTCTCCGCTGAAAGACAATATCGTGCTGGCACAAATAATGCTGATTTCCGACGCGATTCAAAGAGCCGACCAGTTGGGCAAAGTCGCAAAAGATTACCCCGGAACCGATGGCGGGACACAGGCGAAATTTGAACAGGCTTCGCTGAAACTTACTATCTGGAAAGAACATCAGTTAAGCGAAAAAGAAAAGGAAAAATACCTCGCTGAAGCCCAAACCGGCCTGCAGAAATTCCTGAAAGACTATCCAAGCAGCTATCTCGCTGAACAGGCACAGGAAAAATTAGCAGTATTGCCCGCCGCCAAATAA
- a CDS encoding PilZ domain-containing protein: MNGTSQDRRREKRLNYHWPIWFAEDFTDNLSQGQMVDISSGGAAFTCLAEESPYPGQYITTRFSVPRYGKDNTFDLESHIRNGFVCRIDNINGYMRKIAVQFSQPLTFRPGEQQNAEMEVVATA; encoded by the coding sequence ATGAATGGAACTTCGCAAGACAGACGCAGAGAAAAAAGATTGAATTATCACTGGCCAATATGGTTCGCCGAGGATTTTACAGACAATTTATCGCAGGGGCAAATGGTCGATATAAGCAGCGGCGGGGCTGCTTTTACGTGTCTTGCAGAAGAATCACCTTATCCGGGTCAATACATAACCACACGCTTTAGCGTTCCGCGCTACGGCAAAGACAATACGTTCGATCTGGAAAGTCACATCCGCAACGGTTTCGTTTGCAGAATTGACAACATCAACGGCTATATGCGAAAAATCGCAGTTCAATTTTCCCAGCCGCTGACATTCAGGCCTGGCGAACAGCAAAACGCCGAGATGGAAGTTGTCGCTACCGCGTAA
- the murD gene encoding UDP-N-acetylmuramoyl-L-alanine--D-glutamate ligase, with the protein MDCNILNGKNVVIMGLGVFGGGVDTAKFAARYAKKVIVTDKGDEKKLAGSIKELKQFKNIEFHIGGHQVSDFTDSDVIIVNPAVDEDNDYIKAAIGKNRLITSQMEIFFQLCPAKIAAITGSNGKSTTTALTSHLLKNYKKGRVFLSGNIGNHPLLETLDQIETNDIVVLEISSFQLEQLARIKKAPNVSCITNIAPNHLDRHKTMENYCAAKENIIRFQNADDSAILNAYDETCLKWFEKYKKSERDCLLFDREKLDERLTKGFKLPGKANRENLAAAVTIAHCFGLRDEDLIESVGSFTSLPHRLQLVGTVNGTRYYNDSIATTPESTVVGIEAFSEPKILIAGGYDKGLPFEAMAKAISSKLKALILIGVTADKIEKCIRDTGTVPPIYREKTLQDAVNRARKISAPGDVVLMSPACASYDMFLNFVQRGNMFAEMVANLK; encoded by the coding sequence ATGGATTGTAATATTTTAAATGGCAAGAATGTTGTCATTATGGGATTGGGAGTTTTTGGCGGCGGAGTTGATACCGCCAAATTTGCGGCAAGATACGCTAAAAAAGTTATCGTAACCGACAAAGGCGACGAAAAAAAACTCGCCGGCTCCATCAAAGAGTTAAAACAATTCAAGAATATTGAATTTCACATCGGCGGCCATCAAGTATCTGACTTCACAGATTCAGATGTAATTATCGTCAACCCCGCAGTCGATGAAGACAATGATTATATCAAAGCCGCGATAGGCAAGAACAGATTAATCACTTCGCAGATGGAAATTTTCTTCCAGCTGTGCCCTGCCAAAATCGCAGCTATAACCGGCTCAAACGGCAAAAGTACAACAACCGCACTAACCTCGCATCTGCTGAAAAATTACAAGAAAGGCAGAGTGTTTTTAAGCGGCAATATCGGCAATCACCCTCTGCTCGAAACTCTCGACCAGATTGAGACAAACGATATCGTCGTACTGGAAATCTCCAGCTTTCAACTGGAGCAGCTCGCAAGAATAAAAAAAGCTCCGAATGTAAGCTGTATTACAAACATCGCGCCGAACCATTTAGACCGGCACAAGACAATGGAAAATTACTGCGCAGCGAAAGAGAACATTATCCGTTTCCAAAACGCCGACGATTCAGCCATTTTAAATGCGTATGATGAAACGTGTCTCAAGTGGTTTGAGAAATATAAAAAATCAGAACGCGATTGCCTTTTATTCGACAGAGAAAAATTAGACGAGAGATTAACCAAAGGTTTCAAACTGCCCGGCAAAGCGAACCGTGAAAACCTCGCTGCCGCAGTTACAATCGCTCATTGCTTCGGATTGAGGGATGAGGACTTGATTGAATCTGTCGGCAGCTTTACTTCGCTTCCGCATAGATTACAATTAGTCGGCACAGTCAACGGCACAAGATATTATAACGATTCGATTGCTACAACACCGGAGAGCACAGTTGTCGGCATAGAGGCCTTCAGCGAGCCGAAAATTTTGATTGCCGGCGGATACGACAAAGGCCTGCCGTTCGAAGCAATGGCAAAAGCAATCAGCAGCAAATTAAAGGCGTTGATTTTGATTGGCGTAACGGCTGACAAGATTGAAAAGTGTATAAGAGACACCGGCACGGTCCCGCCGATTTACCGCGAGAAAACTTTGCAGGATGCCGTCAACAGAGCAAGAAAAATTTCCGCACCCGGCGATGTGGTTTTAATGAGCCCGGCGTGCGCAAGTTATGATATGTTTTTAAATTTTGTCCAGCGCGGCAATATGTTCGCTGAAATGGTCGCAAATTTAAAATAA
- a CDS encoding nucleotidyltransferase domain-containing protein has protein sequence MVSLIEKNLDVLKQLCRQYRVRRLELIGSALNDEKFEAERSDIDFLVEFDSLQHGEHADAYFGLLESLENLLGRHIDLVMIKAVKNRYFLESVNKNHQVLYAA, from the coding sequence ATGGTTTCGCTAATTGAAAAAAACCTGGATGTTTTGAAACAATTATGCCGCCAATATCGCGTTCGTCGTCTTGAACTCATTGGTTCTGCGTTGAATGATGAAAAATTTGAGGCCGAAAGAAGCGACATTGATTTTCTTGTCGAGTTCGATTCTTTACAGCACGGAGAACACGCAGACGCATATTTTGGTTTATTGGAATCGCTTGAAAATCTTTTGGGTCGGCACATTGACCTCGTAATGATCAAGGCCGTCAAAAATCGTTATTTCCTCGAATCTGTGAACAAGAACCATCAGGTGCTTTATGCAGCTTGA
- the pyrF gene encoding orotidine-5'-phosphate decarboxylase yields MASHFADRICKAVKSKKTPLIVGLDPVYSRLPKAIRDTKGMNDSKSCAASIDAALEYSMKVLRVIAPLVPAVKINIAFFERYLWEGIEAYYSLISEAQDLDLEIIGDVKRGDIGHTAQSYALAHLQNPELKGLEDVLAPDAITINGFAGSEGILPFAEIADKQGKGVFVWVRASNPSAAAIQDFADASGMKMYEKLAEVTAEIANDPARIGKSGYSNIGMVVGGTSGEQTTALRAKYDKVLFLVPGFGSQGATAADCMRFCKPDGTGALINASRSIIYAYEDDKYVEQFSTNWEKCIEQAVVDAKIELAKGI; encoded by the coding sequence ATGGCAAGTCATTTTGCGGACCGTATTTGTAAAGCTGTAAAGTCAAAGAAAACACCGTTAATTGTCGGGCTTGACCCGGTTTATTCACGCCTGCCAAAGGCTATTCGCGACACAAAAGGAATGAACGACAGCAAAAGCTGCGCAGCATCAATTGATGCTGCCCTCGAATACAGTATGAAAGTTCTGCGAGTCATCGCCCCGCTTGTACCTGCAGTAAAAATTAACATAGCATTTTTCGAAAGATACCTCTGGGAAGGCATCGAAGCATATTACTCACTCATCAGCGAAGCACAGGACCTCGATCTGGAGATTATCGGCGATGTAAAACGCGGCGACATCGGCCACACAGCTCAAAGCTACGCGCTTGCCCATCTGCAGAATCCGGAACTCAAAGGACTGGAAGATGTTCTCGCTCCGGACGCGATTACCATTAACGGCTTCGCAGGTTCAGAAGGTATCCTGCCATTCGCCGAAATCGCAGACAAACAGGGCAAAGGCGTTTTCGTTTGGGTTCGTGCAAGCAACCCGTCAGCGGCCGCGATTCAGGATTTCGCAGACGCTTCCGGAATGAAAATGTATGAGAAGCTCGCTGAAGTTACAGCCGAAATAGCAAACGACCCCGCAAGAATCGGAAAAAGCGGTTACAGCAATATCGGTATGGTCGTTGGCGGAACAAGCGGCGAACAAACAACAGCGTTAAGAGCTAAATACGATAAAGTTCTTTTCCTCGTCCCCGGCTTTGGCTCACAAGGCGCAACAGCCGCTGATTGTATGCGATTCTGCAAACCGGACGGCACAGGCGCATTGATTAACGCTTCAAGGTCTATCATTTACGCTTACGAAGATGATAAATACGTTGAACAGTTCAGCACGAATTGGGAAAAGTGCATCGAACAGGCTGTTGTCGATGCTAAAATTGAACTTGCAAAAGGCATATAA